The following proteins come from a genomic window of Dermacentor albipictus isolate Rhodes 1998 colony chromosome 8, USDA_Dalb.pri_finalv2, whole genome shotgun sequence:
- the LOC139048987 gene encoding uncharacterized protein isoform X2, translating to MTLRLRPSLSSSSLAELIRTTRWREPIHELDLANCILLKPVVLLRRIGRCRRLHYLRCVACPLRPSDLLGLMLERLPHLAEVEFFLLVADTDVESEIRQLKQRASEMPDARALNLRRMYAEVSGHRNFKLLSALLRFCPKIDELRIHFARGTFLNALLECNVIFQQCASLETFAFSSEMPPSFQQLPPEPLEFTSYAAVCANVSYRRSSNMWNCVLLPDLVDCCDDPLLLPQQLVLVAVHHAEGTTVEWIRLASLEHFWTNVRQLCLLLFPAQPSEGVYATAGAAYRDSLRDLISTKLRQVVELNISAFHFGPDLDLTALLQDGSLEHLQSLSATPCGLRRPSALRRLAQNCPDFKELGVRFDRRGSFVRCAVCEGEFLLDHDDMLEMNEDVPVFHNALARLTLSDVHVRLFHSFVEACPAVSVRLSDCPSHSHPNYPSLVKLLARNSSLSCLVLRHDALPFGEACLLPAVPVPSVGGAITGQCRRGVHAGIE from the exons ATGACGCTGAGACTGCGCCCCAGCCTAAGTTCGTCTTCACTGGCCGAGCTGATAAGAACTACGAGGTGGAGAGAGCCCATCCACGAATTGGACCTCGCAAATTGCATTCTTCTCAAACCCGTGGTATTGCTTCGACGCATCGGCAGATGTAGGCGACTCCATTACTTGCGGTGCGTCGCCTGCCCGCTCCGTCCGAGCGACCTGCTCGGTTTAATGCTGGAACGGCTTCCGCATCTGGCGGAAGTTGAGTTCTTCCTCCTCGTGGCAGATACGGACGTGGAGTCGGAAATAAGGCAGTTGAAGCAGCGCGCCTCGGAAATGCCAGACGCCCGGGCTCTTAATCTCCGCCGCATGTACGCCGAAGTGAGTGGACACCGGAACTTCAAGCTCCTCTCGGCTCTCCTGCGCTTCTGCCCGAAAATCGACGAGCTGCGTATTCATTTCGCGCGTGGAACCTTCTTGAACGCGCTCCTGGAGTGTAACGTTATTTTCCAACAGTGTGCGAGTTTGGAAACATTCGCGTTTTCTTCCGAGATGCCACCCTCCTTTCAACAACTGCCACCCGAACCCTTAGAGTTCACGAGCTACGCGGCCGTCTGCGCCAACGTTAGCTACCGGAGGTCGAGCAACATGTGGAACTGTGTTCTACTTCCAGATCTCGTTGACTGCTGCGACGATCCCCTCCTTCTGCCGCAACAGCTGGTCCTGGTTGCCGTCCATCACGCAGAAGGCACCACAGTGGAATGGATTCGCCTGGCCAGCCTTGAACACTTCTGGACGAACGTGCGCCAACTCTGTCTTCTGCTATTTCCAGCACAGCCCTCCGAAGGCGTTTACGCGACGGCAGGCGCCGCTTACCGCGACAGTCTTCGTGACCTCATATCGACCAAGCTCCGGCAGGTCGTCGAGCTTAACATAAGCGCGTTCCACTTCGGCCCGGACCTCGACTTGACAGCACTGCTCCAGGACGGCTCGCTGGAGCATCTGCAATCCCTGTCGGCGACGCCTTGCGGGCTTCGCCGCCCGTCAGCTCTGCGCCGTCTGGCGCAGAACTGCCCCGACTTCAAAGAGCTGGGCGTGCGCTTCGATAGGCGGGGCAGCTTCGTTCGGTGCGCCGTCTGCGAGGGTGAGTTCCTCCTCGATCACGACGACATGTTGGAAATGAACGAAGACGTGCCCGTCTTTCACAACGCGCTTGCAAGGCTGACTCTAAGTGACGTGCATGTCCGTCTCTTCCATTCGTTCGTCGAGGCCTGCCCAGCAGTTTCAGTGCGGCTCTCAGACTGCCCTAGTCACTCGCACCCAAACTACCCGTCTTTGGTAAAACTGCTCGCCAGAAACAGCTCGCTGAGTTGTCTCGTGCTTCGGCACGATGCCCTGCCCTTCGGAGAGGCATGTCTGCTG CCTGCAGTACCTGTACCTTCTGTCGGCGGCGCCATTACTGGACAATGTCGCCGAGGTGTCCATGCTGGCATTGAGTGA
- the LOC139048988 gene encoding uncharacterized protein — MVVLRAHQGLSSLVEKLEAVKYVWTIRSLDFTNCILLEPSELPLHIGKCTGLQYLRCVACPLRPSALLDLMLNRLPYLEEVEFSLVAETDVDSEIRELHHTASQVPGTLALNLCRMYAEVSGDLNFKLLSALLSYCPYLDELRVHFVRGNFMNALLECNAILGQGVNLETFTFSSEVPASNQRLPSTPLDFTSCAAVCANVSYQRSSNMWNCVLLWDLAVGYTNPIHLPQQLVLVAVHHAEGFTPEWFSLAGFGHFWTNVRQLCLLLFPAQPSDGVYATAGAAYGDSLRDFIAVKLKQLVELNISAFHFDPDLDLTALLQDGSLRHLRSLSATPCGLRRPAALRRLAQNCPDFKELDVRIDRRGSFVRCAVCEGEFFLNPEDIPQMQDGAPVFHNALVRLTLNDVYGRIALWFIQTCPAVSVRLSDCPNPSLPDYPSLGYLLARNSSLICLVLRHDALPFGEACLRENISRIAGLQYLRLLSAAPLLDNDAEVSLLAFSYRLKPRIKGVHVHYRNSTDGTEKRITWIRRGGAPTGGVLVRDGPCFLHCSTATFIGLSKPLNRDFKEIIY; from the exons ATGGTGGTGCTACGCGCCCACCAAGGGCTGTCTTCTCTGGTCGAGAAGCTAGAAGCTGTGAAATATGTGTGGACTATCCGCTCACTGGACTTCACAAATTGCATTCTTCTCGAACCCAGCGAATTGCCTCTACACATCGGCAAATGTACGGGACTCCAATACTTGCGGTGCGTCGCCTGCCCACTCAGGCCGAGCGCTCTGCTCGATTTAATGCTAAACCGGCTTCCGTATCTAGAGGAAGTTGAGTTCTCCCTTGTGGCTGAGACGGACGTGGACTCGGAAATAAGGGAGCTGCACCACACCGCGTCGCAAGTGCCAGGCACCCTCGCACTCAATCTCTGCCGCATGTACGCCGAAGTGAGCGGCGACCTCAACTTCAAGCTCCTCTCGGCGCTCCTGAGCTACTGCCCTTACCTGGACGAGCTGCGTGTTCATTTCGTGCGCGGAAACTTCATGAACGCACTCCTGGAATGTAACGCCATCCTCGGACAGGGCGTCAATTTGGAAACATTCACGTTCTCTTCAGAGGTGCCAGCCTCCAATCAACGCCTGCCGTCCACACCACTGGACTTCACGAGCTGCGCGGCCGTCTGCGCCAACGTCAGCTACCAGAGGTCGAGCAACATGTGGAACTGTGTTCTACTCTGGGATCTCGCTGTCGGGTACACAAATCCCATCCATTTGCCGCAACAGCTGGTCCTGGTTGCCGTCCACCACGCAGAAGGCTTCACGCCAGAATGGTTTAGCCTGGCCGGCTTTGGACACTTCTGGACGAACGTGCGACAACTCTGCCTCCTGCTATTTCCGGCACAGCCCTCCGATGGTGTTTACGCGACGGCTGGCGCCGCGTATGGCGACAGTCTTCGCGACTTCATCGCCGTCAAGCTCAAGCAACTAGTCGAGCTTAACATAAGCGCGTTCCACTTCGACCCCGACCTCGACTTGACGGCACTGCTCCAGGACGGCTCGCTGCGGCATCTGCGATCCCTCTCCGCGACCCCCTGCGGCCTTCGCCGCCCTGCAGCTCTGCGCCGTCTGGCGCAAAACTGTCCCGACTTCAAAGAACTGGACGTGCGCATAGATAGGAGGGGCAGCTTCGTTCGGTGCGCCGTCTGCGAGGGTGAGTTCTTCCTCAATCCCGAAGACATCCCGCAAATGCAAGACGGGGCCCCCGTGTTTCACAATGCGCTTGTCAGGCTGACTCTGAATGACGTGTATGGCCGTATCGCCCTTTGGTTCATCCAGACCTGTCCAGCGGTTTCGGTGCGGCTGTCAGACTGCCCCAATCCGTCGCTCCCTGACTACCCGTCTTTGGGCTACCTGCTCGCCAGAAACAGCTCGCTGATTTGTCTCGTGCTTCGCCACGATGCCCTGCCCTTCGGCGAGGCGTGTCTACGG GAAAACATCTCCCGCATCGCCGGCCTGCAGTACCTGCGCCTTCTGTCAGCGGCGCCATTACTGGACAATGACGCCGAGGTGTCCCTGCTGGCGTTCAGTTATCGCCTGAAGCCTCGCATAAAGGGCGTACACGTTCACTACCGAAACTCTACCGACGGCACCGAGAAGCGGATCACGTGGATTAGGCGGGGTGGCGCTCCGACCGGTGGCGTCCTGGTTCGAGACGGTCCCTGCTTCCTCCATTGTTCGACGGCTACGTTCATAGGACTTTCCAAGCCGCTAAACCGTGACTTCAAAGAGATCATCTATTGA
- the LOC139049025 gene encoding uncharacterized protein isoform X2 produces MVVIRAHQGLSFLVKKLEAVKSVLTIRVLDLTNCILLEPKELPLHIGKCKELQYLRCVACPLRPSALLDLMLKRLPRLKEVEFSLVAETDVDSKIRELHNTASQVPGALARYLRRIYAEVSGDLNFKLLSALLSYCPKLDELRVHFVRGNFMNALQECNAILEQGVNLETFTFSSELPASNQSLPSTPLDFTSCTAVCANVCYRRSSNMWNCALLRDLAVGCADPLHLPEQLVLIAAHNAEGFTPECIRLAALGHLWTNVRQLCLPLFSAQPSDCVYATAGAAYRDSLRDFISVKLHQVVELNISAFHFGPDLELTALLQDGSLKHLQSLSVTPCGLRRPSALRRLAQNCPDFKELDVRFVRRGNFFQCAGCEGQLFFDRKDMLEMYEPAPVFHNALARLTLSDVHDHVSLWFIESCPAVSVRLSGCPSPSQSEYTSLGQLLARNSSLSCLVLRHDVLPFGEASLLVSRV; encoded by the coding sequence ATGGTGGTGATACGCGCCCACCAagggctgtcttttctggtcaaGAAGCTAGAAGCTGTGAAATCGGTGCTGACTATCCGCGTACTGGACCTCACTAATTGCATTCTTCTCGAACCAAAGGAATTGCCTCTGCACATCGGCAAATGTAAGGAACTCCAATACTTGCGGTGCGTCGCCTGCCCGCTCAGGCCGAGCGCCCTGCTCGATTTAATGCTAAAACGGCTTCCGCGTCTAAAGGAAGTTGAGTTCTCCCTCGTGGCTGAGACGGACGTGGACTCGAAAATAAGGGAGCTGCACAACACCGCGTCGCAAGTACCTGGCGCCCTGGCTCGCTATCTCCGCCGCATATACGCCGAAGTGAGCGGCGACCTGAACTTCAAGCTCCTCTCGGCGCTCCTGAGCTACTGCCCTAAGCTGGACGAGCTACGTGTTCATTTCGTGCGCGGAAACTTCATGAACGCCCTCCAGGAATGCAACGCCATCCTCGAACAGGGCGTCAATTTGGAAACATTCACGTTCTCTTCCGAGTTGCCAGCATCCAACCAAAGCCTGCCGTCCACACCGTTGGACTTCACGAGCTGTACAGCCGTCTGCGCCAACGTCTGCTACCGGAGGTCCAGCAACATGTGGAACTGTGCCCTACTCCGAGATCTTGCAGTCGGCTGCGCAGATCCCCTCCATTTGCCGGAACAGCTGGTCCTGATTGCCGCCCACAACGCAGAAGGCTTCACGCCGGAATGTATTCGCCTGGCCGCCCTTGGACACCTCTGGACGAATGTGCGCCAACTCTGTCTTCCGCTATTTTCCGCACAGCCCTCCGATTGTGTTTACGCGACGGCGGGTGCCGCGTACCGCGACAGTCTTCGCGACTTCATCTCCGTCAAGCTCCATCAGGTCGTCGAGCTTAACATAAGCGCGTTCCACTTCGGCCCCGACCTCGAATTGACGGCACTGCTCCAGGACGGCTCCCTGAAGCATCTGCAATCCCTCTCGGTGACCCCTTGCGGGCTTCGCCGTCCGTCAGCTCTGCGCCGTCTGGCACAGAACTGCCCGGACTTCAAAGAACTGGACGTGCGGTTCGTTAGGCGGGGTAACTTCTTTCAGTGCGCCGGCTGCGAGGGTCAGTTATTCTTCGATCGCAAAGACATGTTAGAAATGTACGAACCCGCCCCCGTGTTTCACAATGCACTTGCCAGGCTTACACTCAGTGACGTGCATGACCACGTGTCCCTTTGGTTCATCGAGAGCTGTCCTGCGGTTTCCGTGCGGCTCTCAGGCTGCCCTAGCCCCTCGCAGTCAGAATACACGTCTTTGGGTCAGCTTCTCGCCAGAAACAGCTCGCTGAGTTGTCTCGTGCTTCGACACGATGTCCTGCCCTTCGGCGAGGCGTCTCTGCTGGTGAGTCGGGTTTGA
- the LOC139049025 gene encoding uncharacterized protein isoform X1: MVVIRAHQGLSFLVKKLEAVKSVLTIRVLDLTNCILLEPKELPLHIGKCKELQYLRCVACPLRPSALLDLMLKRLPRLKEVEFSLVAETDVDSKIRELHNTASQVPGALARYLRRIYAEVSGDLNFKLLSALLSYCPKLDELRVHFVRGNFMNALQECNAILEQGVNLETFTFSSELPASNQSLPSTPLDFTSCTAVCANVCYRRSSNMWNCALLRDLAVGCADPLHLPEQLVLIAAHNAEGFTPECIRLAALGHLWTNVRQLCLPLFSAQPSDCVYATAGAAYRDSLRDFISVKLHQVVELNISAFHFGPDLELTALLQDGSLKHLQSLSVTPCGLRRPSALRRLAQNCPDFKELDVRFVRRGNFFQCAGCEGQLFFDRKDMLEMYEPAPVFHNALARLTLSDVHDHVSLWFIESCPAVSVRLSGCPSPSQSEYTSLGQLLARNSSLSCLVLRHDVLPFGEASLLEAISRIASLEYLCLLSAAPFLDSIAELCVRTYSDRLKPHIKCVHVHYRNSIDGIEKRITWMKQCRVPSGGVLVRNGPCFLYCSTATFIGLAKPLNRDFTNI, encoded by the exons ATGGTGGTGATACGCGCCCACCAagggctgtcttttctggtcaaGAAGCTAGAAGCTGTGAAATCGGTGCTGACTATCCGCGTACTGGACCTCACTAATTGCATTCTTCTCGAACCAAAGGAATTGCCTCTGCACATCGGCAAATGTAAGGAACTCCAATACTTGCGGTGCGTCGCCTGCCCGCTCAGGCCGAGCGCCCTGCTCGATTTAATGCTAAAACGGCTTCCGCGTCTAAAGGAAGTTGAGTTCTCCCTCGTGGCTGAGACGGACGTGGACTCGAAAATAAGGGAGCTGCACAACACCGCGTCGCAAGTACCTGGCGCCCTGGCTCGCTATCTCCGCCGCATATACGCCGAAGTGAGCGGCGACCTGAACTTCAAGCTCCTCTCGGCGCTCCTGAGCTACTGCCCTAAGCTGGACGAGCTACGTGTTCATTTCGTGCGCGGAAACTTCATGAACGCCCTCCAGGAATGCAACGCCATCCTCGAACAGGGCGTCAATTTGGAAACATTCACGTTCTCTTCCGAGTTGCCAGCATCCAACCAAAGCCTGCCGTCCACACCGTTGGACTTCACGAGCTGTACAGCCGTCTGCGCCAACGTCTGCTACCGGAGGTCCAGCAACATGTGGAACTGTGCCCTACTCCGAGATCTTGCAGTCGGCTGCGCAGATCCCCTCCATTTGCCGGAACAGCTGGTCCTGATTGCCGCCCACAACGCAGAAGGCTTCACGCCGGAATGTATTCGCCTGGCCGCCCTTGGACACCTCTGGACGAATGTGCGCCAACTCTGTCTTCCGCTATTTTCCGCACAGCCCTCCGATTGTGTTTACGCGACGGCGGGTGCCGCGTACCGCGACAGTCTTCGCGACTTCATCTCCGTCAAGCTCCATCAGGTCGTCGAGCTTAACATAAGCGCGTTCCACTTCGGCCCCGACCTCGAATTGACGGCACTGCTCCAGGACGGCTCCCTGAAGCATCTGCAATCCCTCTCGGTGACCCCTTGCGGGCTTCGCCGTCCGTCAGCTCTGCGCCGTCTGGCACAGAACTGCCCGGACTTCAAAGAACTGGACGTGCGGTTCGTTAGGCGGGGTAACTTCTTTCAGTGCGCCGGCTGCGAGGGTCAGTTATTCTTCGATCGCAAAGACATGTTAGAAATGTACGAACCCGCCCCCGTGTTTCACAATGCACTTGCCAGGCTTACACTCAGTGACGTGCATGACCACGTGTCCCTTTGGTTCATCGAGAGCTGTCCTGCGGTTTCCGTGCGGCTCTCAGGCTGCCCTAGCCCCTCGCAGTCAGAATACACGTCTTTGGGTCAGCTTCTCGCCAGAAACAGCTCGCTGAGTTGTCTCGTGCTTCGACACGATGTCCTGCCCTTCGGCGAGGCGTCTCTGCTG GAAGCCATCTCCCGCATCGCCAGCCTGGAGTACCTGTGCCTTCTGTCGGCGGCGCCATTCCTGGACAGTATCGCCGAGTTGTGCGTGCGGACGTACAGCGACCGCCTGAAGCCTCACATAAAgtgtgtacacgttcactaccgaAACTCGATCGACGGCATCGAGAAGCGGATCACGTGGATGAAGCAGTGTCGCGTTCCAAGCGGTGGCGTCCTGGTTCGAAACGGTCCCTGCTTCCTGTATTGTTCGACGGCCACATTCATAGGACTCGCGAAGCCGCTGAATCGTGACTTCACAAACATCTAG
- the LOC139048987 gene encoding uncharacterized protein isoform X1, translating into MTLRLRPSLSSSSLAELIRTTRWREPIHELDLANCILLKPVVLLRRIGRCRRLHYLRCVACPLRPSDLLGLMLERLPHLAEVEFFLLVADTDVESEIRQLKQRASEMPDARALNLRRMYAEVSGHRNFKLLSALLRFCPKIDELRIHFARGTFLNALLECNVIFQQCASLETFAFSSEMPPSFQQLPPEPLEFTSYAAVCANVSYRRSSNMWNCVLLPDLVDCCDDPLLLPQQLVLVAVHHAEGTTVEWIRLASLEHFWTNVRQLCLLLFPAQPSEGVYATAGAAYRDSLRDLISTKLRQVVELNISAFHFGPDLDLTALLQDGSLEHLQSLSATPCGLRRPSALRRLAQNCPDFKELGVRFDRRGSFVRCAVCEGEFLLDHDDMLEMNEDVPVFHNALARLTLSDVHVRLFHSFVEACPAVSVRLSDCPSHSHPNYPSLVKLLARNSSLSCLVLRHDALPFGEACLLENISRIASLQYLYLLSAAPLLDNVAEVSMLALSDSLKPHIKGVHVHYRNSTDGSEKRITWIRRRGAPTGGVLVRDGPCFIYCSTATFIGLAKPLNRDFKEIL; encoded by the exons ATGACGCTGAGACTGCGCCCCAGCCTAAGTTCGTCTTCACTGGCCGAGCTGATAAGAACTACGAGGTGGAGAGAGCCCATCCACGAATTGGACCTCGCAAATTGCATTCTTCTCAAACCCGTGGTATTGCTTCGACGCATCGGCAGATGTAGGCGACTCCATTACTTGCGGTGCGTCGCCTGCCCGCTCCGTCCGAGCGACCTGCTCGGTTTAATGCTGGAACGGCTTCCGCATCTGGCGGAAGTTGAGTTCTTCCTCCTCGTGGCAGATACGGACGTGGAGTCGGAAATAAGGCAGTTGAAGCAGCGCGCCTCGGAAATGCCAGACGCCCGGGCTCTTAATCTCCGCCGCATGTACGCCGAAGTGAGTGGACACCGGAACTTCAAGCTCCTCTCGGCTCTCCTGCGCTTCTGCCCGAAAATCGACGAGCTGCGTATTCATTTCGCGCGTGGAACCTTCTTGAACGCGCTCCTGGAGTGTAACGTTATTTTCCAACAGTGTGCGAGTTTGGAAACATTCGCGTTTTCTTCCGAGATGCCACCCTCCTTTCAACAACTGCCACCCGAACCCTTAGAGTTCACGAGCTACGCGGCCGTCTGCGCCAACGTTAGCTACCGGAGGTCGAGCAACATGTGGAACTGTGTTCTACTTCCAGATCTCGTTGACTGCTGCGACGATCCCCTCCTTCTGCCGCAACAGCTGGTCCTGGTTGCCGTCCATCACGCAGAAGGCACCACAGTGGAATGGATTCGCCTGGCCAGCCTTGAACACTTCTGGACGAACGTGCGCCAACTCTGTCTTCTGCTATTTCCAGCACAGCCCTCCGAAGGCGTTTACGCGACGGCAGGCGCCGCTTACCGCGACAGTCTTCGTGACCTCATATCGACCAAGCTCCGGCAGGTCGTCGAGCTTAACATAAGCGCGTTCCACTTCGGCCCGGACCTCGACTTGACAGCACTGCTCCAGGACGGCTCGCTGGAGCATCTGCAATCCCTGTCGGCGACGCCTTGCGGGCTTCGCCGCCCGTCAGCTCTGCGCCGTCTGGCGCAGAACTGCCCCGACTTCAAAGAGCTGGGCGTGCGCTTCGATAGGCGGGGCAGCTTCGTTCGGTGCGCCGTCTGCGAGGGTGAGTTCCTCCTCGATCACGACGACATGTTGGAAATGAACGAAGACGTGCCCGTCTTTCACAACGCGCTTGCAAGGCTGACTCTAAGTGACGTGCATGTCCGTCTCTTCCATTCGTTCGTCGAGGCCTGCCCAGCAGTTTCAGTGCGGCTCTCAGACTGCCCTAGTCACTCGCACCCAAACTACCCGTCTTTGGTAAAACTGCTCGCCAGAAACAGCTCGCTGAGTTGTCTCGTGCTTCGGCACGATGCCCTGCCCTTCGGAGAGGCATGTCTGCTG GAAAACATCTCCCGCATCGCCAGCCTGCAGTACCTGTACCTTCTGTCGGCGGCGCCATTACTGGACAATGTCGCCGAGGTGTCCATGCTGGCATTGAGTGACAGCCTTAAGCCTCACATAAAGGGCGTACACGTTCACTACCGAAACTCTACCGACGGCAGCGAGAAGCGGATCACGTGGATTAGGCGGCGTGGCGCTCCAACCGGTGGCGTGCTGGTTCGAGACGGTCCCTGCTTCATCTATTGTTCGACAGCTACATTCATAGGGCTCGCCAAGCCGCTGAATCGTGACTTCAAGGAGATCCTGTAA